A region from the Tsuneonella mangrovi genome encodes:
- a CDS encoding aromatic ring-hydroxylating oxygenase subunit alpha, with protein sequence MTMPPEEIATLKALMEWEARRTAPPAGFPKLPDLPADRYTNEELYALEQEHVFRKSWLFAAHLDEIPDPGSFMRWHNAGDPIVIVHGMDGEVRAFYNTCRHRGAPVVTEDRGKSPRLICAYHHWTYKTDGSLVGVPERQDFADLDLTCRGLIPVRCEMFGKLVFVNFDDDALPLREWLGPLADEWAEFQFENVRLAARYSFDLNCNWKVAMEANMEVYHVPFIHPETVAPIVDAKRNVNHFYPNGHSRMLAPAPETADRQADRANSMPPEWQRIDTVGELGRTATQSYSVFPNWVSPLSDFFIPPLLFWPTGIGTTRLELITMAPDWGDGPVPDLWTEPDPASANGRKMCKIILEDTQFGEAIQKSMESQGFRSVPLSYQEARIYAFHQHCDRLVGEDNIPEGLAVEQVIDSDWVWPNDPRIEQMRTEASVAAE encoded by the coding sequence ATGACCATGCCGCCCGAAGAGATCGCCACGCTCAAGGCGTTGATGGAATGGGAAGCGCGGCGCACCGCGCCGCCTGCGGGATTTCCCAAGCTGCCGGACTTGCCAGCCGATCGCTACACCAATGAAGAGCTTTATGCGCTCGAGCAGGAACACGTCTTTCGCAAGAGCTGGCTGTTCGCTGCACACCTCGACGAGATTCCCGATCCGGGCAGCTTCATGCGCTGGCACAATGCCGGGGACCCGATCGTCATCGTGCATGGCATGGATGGCGAGGTCCGGGCGTTCTACAACACCTGCCGCCACCGCGGCGCGCCGGTCGTCACCGAAGATCGCGGCAAATCACCTCGACTGATTTGCGCCTACCACCACTGGACCTACAAGACCGACGGCTCGCTGGTCGGGGTTCCCGAACGCCAGGACTTCGCCGATCTCGACCTGACATGCCGCGGGCTGATCCCGGTTCGCTGCGAGATGTTCGGCAAGCTCGTCTTCGTCAATTTCGACGACGATGCATTGCCGCTTCGCGAGTGGCTTGGCCCGCTGGCCGACGAATGGGCCGAGTTCCAGTTCGAGAACGTTCGGCTCGCTGCCCGTTACAGCTTCGATCTGAATTGCAACTGGAAGGTGGCGATGGAGGCCAACATGGAGGTTTACCATGTGCCCTTCATCCATCCCGAAACCGTAGCGCCGATCGTCGATGCCAAACGCAATGTGAACCACTTCTATCCCAACGGCCACTCGCGGATGCTCGCTCCGGCACCCGAGACCGCCGATCGCCAGGCCGACCGGGCCAACTCCATGCCGCCCGAATGGCAACGGATCGACACGGTCGGCGAGCTCGGGCGGACTGCTACGCAAAGCTATTCGGTGTTCCCGAACTGGGTCTCCCCGCTGTCGGACTTTTTCATCCCGCCGCTGCTGTTCTGGCCAACTGGCATTGGGACGACGCGGCTCGAACTGATCACTATGGCCCCCGATTGGGGCGATGGCCCGGTCCCGGACCTGTGGACCGAACCCGACCCGGCCAGCGCCAACGGTCGCAAGATGTGCAAGATCATCCTGGAAGACACGCAGTTCGGCGAAGCGATCCAGAAGTCGATGGAGAGCCAGGGCTTTCGCAGCGTCCCGCTCAGCTACCAGGAAGCACGGATCTATGCCTTCCACCAACACTGCGACCGGTTGGTGGGCGAAGACAACATTCCCGAAGGGCTCGCGGTGGAGCAAGTGATCGACAGCGATTGGGTTTGGCCGAACGATCCGCGTATCGAACAGATGCGTACCGAGGCTTCAGTCGCAGCTGAATAA
- a CDS encoding SDR family oxidoreductase has protein sequence MMAGRVAGKVAMVTGGAMGLGKADCERLAEEGAKIVVTDIDSEKGEAVAKALGGHFFEHDVRDEARWKAILAEVEKLHGGLDILVNNAGNVIFEPIEQCSLDHFRLHLDIHVVGTFLGCKYAIPLMTGRAEKIGGGGSSIVNMASTAALMGYPVIPAYTAAKGAIASMTRSIAMHCQDESFGIRCNALAPGGIETPMVQAVSGRQGEAPMAIPDGPLPADALGAPRDVANCVLFLASDEARFLNGLVIPVDNGLDARPHH, from the coding sequence ATGATGGCAGGACGTGTCGCAGGCAAGGTAGCGATGGTGACAGGCGGTGCGATGGGCCTCGGAAAGGCCGATTGCGAGCGTCTTGCCGAAGAGGGCGCGAAGATCGTCGTGACCGATATTGACTCTGAGAAAGGTGAGGCCGTCGCAAAGGCGCTGGGTGGCCATTTTTTCGAGCACGACGTCCGCGACGAAGCGCGCTGGAAAGCGATCCTGGCCGAAGTCGAGAAGCTCCACGGCGGGCTCGACATCCTCGTCAATAACGCTGGCAATGTCATCTTCGAGCCGATCGAACAGTGTTCGCTCGATCACTTCCGCCTGCACCTCGATATCCACGTAGTCGGCACGTTCCTGGGGTGCAAATATGCCATCCCGCTCATGACTGGTCGGGCCGAGAAGATCGGAGGAGGGGGTTCGTCGATCGTCAACATGGCCTCCACCGCCGCGCTGATGGGCTATCCGGTGATCCCGGCCTACACCGCCGCGAAGGGCGCAATCGCTTCGATGACCCGTTCGATCGCCATGCACTGCCAGGACGAAAGCTTCGGCATCCGCTGCAACGCGCTTGCGCCCGGCGGGATCGAGACTCCGATGGTGCAAGCGGTTTCGGGCCGGCAAGGGGAAGCGCCGATGGCCATCCCCGACGGCCCGTTGCCAGCTGATGCACTCGGAGCGCCGCGCGATGTCGCGAACTGCGTGCTGTTCCTCGCGTCCGACGAAGCCCGGTTCCTCAACGGCCTGGTAATACCGGTCGACAACGGCCTCGATGCCCGCCCGCATCACTGA
- a CDS encoding spinster family MFS transporter produces the protein MPARITDRAGGTGRYRYYVLGLLMLTSLLSVADRLVFSILIEDIKATFHFSDTELGLLGGIAFTATYVLAGFPAARLADRSVRKSIIAGAIFVWSGMTALCGIAIGFWTLFFARTGVGVGEGCSGPASQSLLADYFRKEELARAMGFLTIGATTGTVTGLMAGGLMAQYFGWRVAFMAMAVPGVLLSALLYFTVLEPPRGRYAAAGAQVVQQPLGETFLALVRNKVFMGYAAGFAIQIMIGYAMAFWMAPVMLRSFSVSVGDVAFYLGLAYLAGGIPGPIMGGYMTDWLTRHDERWRAWLPGIVSLLAIVPLWLSLVAGEFWWFLGLFALSYGIFVSSQAPILSGIQAAVEPGQRGFSVAIALFFNNLVGQAFGLGVIGWLSDRLAAVHGTASLGMAVLAVALGAAVVAMAIFAWTAHQIKAAAIFAD, from the coding sequence ATGCCCGCCCGCATCACTGATCGGGCAGGCGGTACCGGCCGCTACCGGTACTACGTCCTCGGCCTGTTGATGCTGACCTCGCTGCTCAGCGTCGCCGACCGGTTGGTGTTCTCGATCCTGATCGAGGACATCAAAGCGACTTTCCATTTCAGCGATACCGAACTGGGCCTGCTGGGAGGAATTGCCTTTACCGCGACCTATGTCCTCGCCGGCTTTCCTGCCGCGCGTCTTGCCGATCGCTCGGTGCGCAAGTCGATCATTGCAGGAGCGATATTCGTGTGGAGCGGGATGACCGCGCTGTGCGGGATAGCGATCGGGTTCTGGACGTTGTTCTTCGCGCGGACCGGTGTCGGCGTCGGCGAAGGGTGCAGCGGCCCGGCATCGCAGTCGCTCCTCGCCGACTATTTCCGCAAGGAGGAACTTGCCCGCGCGATGGGCTTCCTGACTATCGGCGCGACGACCGGGACAGTTACCGGGTTGATGGCGGGCGGCCTGATGGCGCAGTACTTCGGATGGCGTGTGGCGTTCATGGCGATGGCCGTGCCGGGCGTGCTGCTTTCGGCGCTGCTCTATTTCACCGTGCTCGAGCCGCCACGCGGGCGATACGCTGCCGCCGGGGCGCAAGTCGTGCAGCAACCGCTTGGCGAAACATTTCTGGCGCTGGTCCGGAACAAGGTTTTCATGGGCTACGCGGCCGGCTTCGCGATCCAGATCATGATCGGATACGCGATGGCGTTCTGGATGGCGCCAGTGATGCTTCGCAGCTTCTCGGTCTCGGTCGGCGATGTCGCGTTCTACCTCGGGCTCGCCTACCTTGCCGGCGGCATTCCGGGCCCGATCATGGGGGGCTACATGACCGACTGGTTGACCCGCCATGACGAGCGCTGGCGGGCGTGGCTGCCCGGCATCGTCAGCCTGCTGGCGATCGTGCCGCTGTGGCTCAGCCTCGTTGCTGGCGAGTTCTGGTGGTTCCTCGGATTGTTCGCGCTATCCTATGGCATATTCGTATCGAGCCAAGCGCCGATCCTGTCGGGGATCCAGGCGGCGGTGGAGCCGGGCCAGCGCGGGTTCTCGGTTGCAATCGCGCTGTTCTTCAACAACCTGGTCGGCCAGGCGTTCGGCCTCGGCGTGATCGGCTGGCTGAGCGATCGGCTGGCAGCTGTCCATGGGACCGCCTCCCTCGGGATGGCGGTGCTGGCGGTGGCGCTCGGCGCGGCAGTCGTGGCCATGGCGATCTTCGCGTGGACCGCGCACCAAATCAAAGCTGCTGCCATTTTTGCTGATTAA
- a CDS encoding SDR family NAD(P)-dependent oxidoreductase, protein MDLGLKGKKVIMNGGAHGLGLASLKHFAAEGADVAFFSRKQDKIDAAKAAIAEASGGSGKVFAETFDMVGNLDGYRAWLAKAADELGGCDIFIHMASSSGTGGTGDWQQGLDIDIMGAVIGVEVLTPHLEASGSGSIVFMSSTAALETFVAPQAFNALKAALITHASQLSQALAPKGIRVNTVSPGAIHYSDGNWETIKQHMPALYEATLAKMPMGRFGEPDEVGKAVVFVASPACPYMTGANVVIDGGFTQRVQF, encoded by the coding sequence ATGGACTTGGGACTGAAGGGCAAGAAGGTCATCATGAACGGCGGTGCCCACGGCCTCGGCCTTGCATCGCTCAAGCATTTTGCCGCCGAAGGCGCGGATGTCGCTTTTTTCAGCCGCAAGCAGGACAAGATCGATGCGGCCAAGGCGGCGATCGCCGAAGCGAGCGGGGGTAGCGGCAAGGTTTTTGCCGAGACCTTCGACATGGTCGGCAACCTCGATGGCTACCGCGCATGGTTGGCCAAGGCTGCCGACGAACTGGGCGGGTGCGACATCTTCATCCACATGGCGAGTTCCTCCGGTACCGGCGGGACGGGCGACTGGCAGCAGGGCCTCGACATCGACATCATGGGCGCAGTGATCGGGGTCGAGGTGCTCACTCCGCATCTCGAAGCATCTGGCAGCGGCTCGATCGTGTTCATGTCCTCGACCGCAGCGCTCGAGACGTTCGTTGCGCCGCAGGCGTTCAACGCACTCAAGGCGGCGCTGATCACCCATGCCTCGCAGCTCAGCCAGGCACTCGCGCCCAAGGGTATCCGCGTGAACACCGTGTCGCCCGGTGCGATCCATTATTCCGACGGCAACTGGGAAACGATCAAGCAGCACATGCCTGCGCTCTACGAAGCCACCCTTGCGAAGATGCCGATGGGCCGCTTCGGCGAACCGGACGAAGTCGGCAAGGCGGTGGTGTTCGTTGCGAGCCCGGCGTGCCCGTATATGACCGGCGCCAACGTCGTGATCGATGGCGGCTTTACCCAACGAGTGCAATTTTGA
- a CDS encoding thiamine pyrophosphate-dependent dehydrogenase E1 component subunit alpha, with protein MSPASAADARLREPVPTDAIDRATLRDIFSRTMKVNRTDEKFRSLLIQGKVAVMYYCVRGQELVSAAAMANLTDDDYVVCTYRGQGEQTAKGIPPELWWAECLGKATGTCKGKGGTMHITYPAKGIMVTTGVVGSGLPIANGLAMASQNNGDGRVTLVSFGDGAANIGGFHEALNMAQLYQLPVVFLCQNNRYGEHTAFADHTDSTCIADRAAGYGMRSMHVDGNDVHQVYNAVKHAVDLARQGKGPTLVEAMCYRMMGHFFGADFSYMPPEHIAEMKAEDPLPKLRKVMLDHQFTKEELDGIVSEIDVEIDAAVEKALAADPPDASELAIDVLESEAG; from the coding sequence TTGAGTCCCGCTTCGGCCGCCGACGCGCGGCTGCGCGAGCCGGTCCCGACAGACGCGATCGACCGCGCGACGCTGCGCGACATCTTCTCGCGCACGATGAAGGTCAACCGCACCGACGAGAAGTTTCGCTCGCTGCTCATCCAGGGAAAGGTCGCGGTGATGTACTATTGCGTCCGCGGGCAGGAACTGGTCTCCGCGGCAGCGATGGCGAACCTGACCGACGACGACTATGTCGTTTGCACCTATCGCGGGCAGGGAGAGCAAACCGCCAAGGGCATCCCGCCCGAACTATGGTGGGCCGAATGCCTCGGCAAGGCCACCGGCACCTGCAAGGGCAAGGGCGGGACGATGCACATCACCTATCCTGCCAAGGGAATCATGGTCACGACGGGGGTCGTCGGCTCTGGTCTGCCGATTGCCAATGGGCTGGCGATGGCGAGCCAGAACAACGGCGACGGGCGGGTGACGCTGGTCAGCTTCGGTGACGGTGCGGCGAATATCGGAGGCTTCCACGAAGCATTGAACATGGCGCAGCTCTACCAGTTGCCGGTTGTATTCCTTTGCCAGAACAACCGCTATGGCGAGCATACAGCGTTCGCCGACCATACCGACAGCACATGCATTGCCGACCGCGCAGCCGGATACGGGATGCGCTCGATGCACGTTGACGGCAACGATGTGCACCAGGTTTACAATGCCGTGAAACACGCGGTCGACCTTGCACGCCAGGGCAAAGGGCCGACGCTGGTCGAAGCGATGTGCTATCGCATGATGGGGCATTTCTTCGGGGCCGATTTCTCCTACATGCCGCCCGAGCACATCGCGGAGATGAAGGCAGAAGACCCGCTACCCAAGCTGCGCAAGGTGATGCTTGACCACCAGTTCACCAAAGAGGAACTCGATGGCATCGTGAGCGAGATTGATGTCGAGATCGATGCGGCGGTCGAAAAGGCGCTTGCAGCCGACCCTCCCGATGCCAGTGAACTGGCGATCGACGTGCTCGAAAGCGAGGCCGGCTGA
- a CDS encoding alpha-ketoacid dehydrogenase subunit beta — protein sequence MGQITMTQALNQALDEAMAEDEGVFCLGEDVGAKQGGGVFKVTSGLTEKYGEHRVRATPISETAIIGAAVGAALAGQRPVAEIMLMNFVGVCMDQIVNHAAKLRFMSGGQTSVPLVIRTTTGVGVGFGGQHSDMLEAWFAHVAGIRVVTPSNAADAKGLLRSAIDSNDPVLFIENILCYGLTSEDPGKGYRVPLGKAAIAREGSDVSLITYGRTVLDALAVAEDLAAEGISVEVVDLRTIAPYDEETVLASVRKTGRAITLHEAVRPYGTGAEMAATIHEKLWGELKAPVLRIGGTFSPVPFATVLEQAWIPTKEEIVAAIRQSVGKV from the coding sequence ATGGGCCAGATCACCATGACACAGGCGCTCAACCAGGCGCTCGACGAAGCGATGGCCGAAGACGAAGGCGTGTTCTGCCTCGGCGAAGATGTCGGCGCGAAGCAGGGTGGCGGGGTGTTCAAGGTCACTAGCGGGCTGACCGAGAAATACGGCGAACACCGCGTCCGTGCGACACCGATTTCCGAGACCGCGATAATCGGTGCGGCGGTGGGTGCGGCATTGGCCGGCCAGCGCCCGGTCGCAGAGATCATGCTGATGAATTTCGTCGGCGTGTGCATGGACCAGATCGTCAACCATGCCGCCAAGCTTCGCTTCATGTCGGGTGGGCAGACCAGCGTCCCGCTGGTGATCCGCACGACCACAGGCGTTGGCGTGGGGTTCGGCGGGCAGCATTCCGATATGCTGGAAGCGTGGTTCGCGCACGTTGCCGGGATCCGCGTAGTGACCCCGTCCAACGCGGCCGATGCCAAGGGCCTGCTGCGCTCGGCGATCGACAGCAACGACCCGGTGCTCTTCATCGAGAATATCCTGTGTTACGGCTTGACCTCGGAAGACCCGGGCAAGGGATACCGCGTCCCGCTCGGCAAGGCAGCGATTGCTCGCGAAGGATCGGACGTTTCGCTGATCACTTACGGCCGGACGGTGCTGGATGCACTGGCCGTCGCCGAAGATCTGGCTGCAGAAGGCATCTCGGTCGAAGTCGTCGACCTCAGGACGATCGCGCCGTACGACGAGGAGACCGTGCTGGCATCGGTTCGCAAGACGGGCCGGGCGATCACCCTGCACGAAGCGGTCCGGCCATACGGTACCGGCGCGGAAATGGCCGCGACGATCCACGAGAAGCTGTGGGGCGAGCTCAAGGCTCCGGTTCTGCGGATCGGCGGGACCTTCTCGCCCGTGCCGTTCGCAACCGTGCTCGAACAGGCGTGGATTCCGACCAAGGAAGAGATCGTCGCCGCGATCCGCCAGAGCGTCGGGAAGGTCTGA
- a CDS encoding biotin/lipoyl-containing protein: MAAEIRVPKLGMSATEITIAEWMHGDGERVERGEVIYLAETDKTTTEIEAQASGIIRQTGVEGTAYPVGALIGTIEED; encoded by the coding sequence ATGGCAGCCGAGATTCGCGTCCCCAAGCTGGGCATGAGCGCCACAGAGATTACGATTGCCGAATGGATGCACGGCGATGGCGAAAGGGTCGAACGCGGCGAAGTTATCTACCTGGCGGAAACCGACAAGACGACGACCGAAATCGAGGCCCAGGCATCGGGCATCATCCGGCAAACGGGCGTGGAAGGCACCGCTTATCCGGTCGGCGCGCTGATCGGCACCATCGAAGAGGATTGA
- a CDS encoding nuclear transport factor 2 family protein, whose amino-acid sequence MSDEPKPAELLAEIYAMAGAQDWGGVAQRCTPDFTVYEADCLPFGGEWTGSDALQRVAAAMYGTWQEASVDIHEIVGGDEWAVVVLTLTMTSKRTGKTFSQTVNEAGRFENGLLKELRIHYFDAAEVAAEA is encoded by the coding sequence GTGTCCGATGAGCCCAAACCTGCCGAATTGCTCGCTGAAATCTATGCCATGGCGGGGGCGCAGGATTGGGGCGGGGTGGCGCAACGCTGCACTCCCGATTTCACGGTCTATGAAGCAGATTGCCTGCCGTTCGGTGGCGAATGGACCGGGTCCGATGCCCTGCAACGCGTAGCGGCGGCAATGTATGGGACGTGGCAGGAAGCGTCGGTCGACATTCACGAGATCGTCGGGGGCGATGAGTGGGCGGTGGTCGTGCTGACCCTTACGATGACCTCTAAACGTACCGGCAAGACCTTTTCGCAAACGGTCAACGAAGCGGGACGGTTCGAGAATGGCCTGCTCAAGGAACTGCGCATCCACTATTTCGATGCCGCAGAGGTTGCCGCCGAGGCGTGA
- a CDS encoding SDR family oxidoreductase, with the protein MTIENVFVLGAPADQGIPLVTRLLDAGYQVTAGVRRADALADSPFPDLPWKMADITDAASLEAAFAGQDALAMHLPFEFDREVAASFGRNIAQAAKATGLKKIVFNTSCFVADRDLDLSAHDGRRDIERSLEETGITCVFIEPVVFMNNMIRVWSKPSIVNRGIFAYSAAPDLKISWVCLDDVAAYMVAALGTDAADGKHVPVGGPEALVGDEVAERLSEATGKPIKFVSITPDEFAARMSELVTGSREVEPHSIYDGMAKFYRFYNEQPESPLIVDPAETRKLLDVEPTPMRDWLRRWDWTQPT; encoded by the coding sequence ATGACCATCGAGAACGTCTTTGTGCTGGGCGCTCCGGCGGACCAGGGTATCCCGCTGGTGACCCGCCTGCTCGATGCCGGCTACCAGGTAACCGCCGGTGTTCGCCGCGCCGATGCGCTTGCCGACAGCCCATTTCCCGACCTGCCGTGGAAGATGGCCGATATCACCGATGCCGCATCGCTGGAGGCGGCATTTGCAGGGCAGGACGCGCTGGCGATGCACTTGCCGTTCGAGTTCGACCGTGAGGTCGCCGCGTCGTTCGGCCGGAACATCGCGCAAGCCGCAAAGGCCACCGGCCTCAAGAAGATCGTGTTCAACACCAGCTGCTTCGTCGCAGACCGCGATCTCGACCTCAGTGCGCACGACGGGCGGCGCGACATCGAACGATCGCTGGAAGAAACCGGCATCACCTGCGTCTTTATCGAGCCGGTGGTGTTCATGAACAACATGATCCGCGTGTGGAGCAAGCCGTCGATCGTCAACCGCGGGATATTCGCCTATTCAGCCGCGCCTGACCTCAAGATCAGCTGGGTCTGCCTCGATGATGTCGCGGCCTACATGGTCGCTGCACTCGGTACTGATGCAGCGGACGGCAAGCACGTGCCGGTAGGCGGACCTGAAGCACTCGTTGGCGACGAAGTGGCAGAGCGATTGAGCGAAGCAACCGGCAAGCCGATCAAGTTCGTATCGATCACGCCCGACGAGTTCGCCGCGAGGATGAGCGAGCTGGTGACCGGCTCGCGCGAAGTCGAGCCGCACAGCATCTATGACGGGATGGCCAAGTTCTACCGCTTCTACAACGAGCAGCCGGAAAGCCCGCTGATCGTCGACCCGGCGGAGACCCGCAAACTGCTGGATGTCGAACCGACCCCGATGCGCGATTGGCTCAGGCGCTGGGACTGGACCCAGCCGACCTGA
- a CDS encoding aromatic ring-hydroxylating oxygenase subunit alpha, which translates to MNETTKIDRDDRCPGTSYTEMLEADTRHVPDYLFEESSIPLSNDPLPIAPYISEEFAKLEREKMWPNVWLFAAREDEMPEPGDTVVFEINDKSFLLIRQRDGSVRAFYNVCLHRGRKLRTKSGKSTQLRCAFHGFTWANDGSLKEIPCAWDFKHLEGKDMSLPEVRVNIWQGFVMITENDSIPEFVDWVGPVLKQYERYDMEDRFTAMWVSKRIPANWKATAEAFMEAWHSVTTHPQLLPFLGDANSRYDLYGDFFNRAITPSGVLSPHITGKDQQYILDKMNEFSGGSDSQTNRRFSAGKSDADADTDDPFHARKMLAEANREGFKKQYGYDYSDKSDAEMLDNFTYNIFPNFSPWIGYIPTLLYRWLPGDTPDWCTMEIRVLMPKPKGEKRPRAVEKLVIPDDEPFAWANDVMGEALANVFDQDMANLPHVQTGMKASANGVMELGAYQDSRVRHFQNTLMKYINGELPG; encoded by the coding sequence ATGAACGAAACGACCAAGATCGATCGCGATGATCGCTGCCCCGGCACCAGCTATACCGAAATGCTTGAAGCGGACACCCGCCACGTGCCGGATTACCTGTTCGAAGAATCCTCGATCCCGCTCTCGAACGACCCTTTGCCGATCGCGCCGTACATCAGCGAAGAGTTTGCCAAGCTCGAACGCGAGAAGATGTGGCCCAACGTCTGGCTGTTCGCCGCGCGCGAAGACGAAATGCCGGAACCCGGCGACACAGTCGTATTCGAGATCAACGACAAATCGTTCCTGCTGATCCGCCAGCGCGATGGCAGCGTGCGCGCGTTCTACAACGTCTGCCTCCATCGCGGACGCAAGCTGCGGACCAAATCGGGCAAGTCGACCCAGTTGCGCTGCGCCTTTCACGGTTTCACCTGGGCCAACGACGGCAGCCTGAAGGAAATCCCCTGCGCTTGGGATTTCAAGCACCTTGAAGGCAAGGACATGAGCCTGCCCGAGGTTCGCGTGAACATCTGGCAGGGCTTCGTGATGATCACGGAGAACGACTCGATCCCCGAATTCGTCGATTGGGTCGGACCGGTCCTGAAGCAGTACGAACGCTACGACATGGAAGATCGCTTCACCGCAATGTGGGTTTCGAAGCGTATCCCGGCCAACTGGAAGGCGACCGCCGAAGCCTTCATGGAAGCATGGCATTCGGTGACCACGCACCCGCAACTGCTGCCGTTCCTCGGCGATGCGAATTCCCGCTACGATCTCTACGGCGACTTCTTCAACCGGGCGATCACTCCGTCGGGCGTCCTTTCGCCGCACATCACCGGCAAGGACCAGCAGTACATCCTCGACAAGATGAACGAGTTTTCGGGCGGTAGCGATTCGCAGACCAACCGGCGGTTCAGCGCCGGGAAGAGCGATGCCGATGCCGATACCGACGATCCGTTCCACGCGCGCAAGATGCTGGCGGAAGCCAACCGCGAAGGGTTCAAGAAGCAGTACGGCTACGATTATTCCGACAAGTCCGATGCCGAGATGCTCGACAACTTCACCTACAACATCTTTCCCAATTTCTCGCCGTGGATCGGCTACATCCCGACCCTGCTCTATCGCTGGCTGCCGGGCGACACGCCCGACTGGTGCACAATGGAAATCCGGGTGCTGATGCCCAAGCCCAAGGGCGAAAAGCGTCCGCGCGCGGTCGAAAAGCTGGTGATCCCGGACGACGAGCCGTTCGCCTGGGCAAACGATGTAATGGGCGAAGCGCTCGCCAACGTGTTCGATCAGGACATGGCCAACCTTCCGCACGTCCAGACGGGCATGAAGGCCTCTGCCAACGGAGTGATGGAACTCGGCGCCTACCAGGACAGCCGGGTGCGGCATTTCCAGAACACGCTGATGAAGTACATCAACGGCGAACTGCCGGGCTGA
- a CDS encoding VOC family protein yields MTQPIGGITRLGPVMQLAFVPSDFDAAIDHWTKAMGVGPFFMMENIALEDMRYRGEPTDAVFSLALAYWGDVQIELIRPENDAPSIYSGEYGVRDRLHHTCLLLDDIADAYAACKEYGAEVLVEAKVGDSGAVIYADPGGGPGHLVEMLQTQPGTHELFAMIKQAGIGWDGSDPVRKLG; encoded by the coding sequence ATGACACAGCCAATCGGCGGGATCACCCGGCTCGGCCCGGTCATGCAGCTGGCTTTCGTGCCGAGCGATTTCGATGCAGCGATCGACCACTGGACCAAAGCGATGGGCGTAGGCCCCTTCTTCATGATGGAAAATATCGCTCTGGAAGACATGCGATACCGCGGCGAACCGACCGACGCGGTTTTCAGCCTTGCGCTGGCCTATTGGGGTGATGTCCAGATCGAACTGATCCGGCCGGAAAACGACGCTCCGTCGATCTACTCCGGTGAATACGGGGTGCGTGACCGACTGCACCACACCTGCTTGCTGCTGGACGACATCGCCGACGCCTATGCCGCCTGCAAGGAATACGGCGCCGAAGTGCTGGTCGAAGCAAAAGTAGGCGACAGCGGGGCGGTGATCTACGCCGATCCGGGCGGCGGGCCGGGCCATCTCGTGGAAATGCTCCAGACCCAGCCAGGCACGCACGAACTATTCGCGATGATCAAGCAGGCCGGGATCGGCTGGGACGGGAGCGACCCGGTCCGCAAGTTAGGCTGA
- a CDS encoding helix-turn-helix transcriptional regulator — MGADVVELRQPRGREPIGELLEAVTVRCVEDIHDAAVALRDIGEERGLRVCTCDDISSKEPMIDADGTILNADIFGWVEDGKRWWEDHRLALHSPLPRACRYESEPFWANAEGFFGMWRNPYLEELDVHDFSKRALCEAAIVIPVHLPFGQISANSFVPIDTKKTDLSREFAEHGALLGVVMKRFMAGYVQAMRTKRWIPTNCVLSKREVECLRWAAIGKTDMEISMILGRSHATIRYHIHRAGEKLDAVNRAQAIFKAGQLGYLGASE; from the coding sequence ATGGGAGCTGATGTCGTAGAACTGCGCCAACCGCGCGGCCGGGAGCCGATTGGCGAGCTGCTGGAAGCGGTAACGGTGCGCTGCGTTGAAGACATCCACGATGCAGCGGTGGCCCTGCGCGACATTGGCGAGGAACGCGGCCTGCGGGTTTGCACCTGCGACGATATCTCCTCAAAGGAACCGATGATCGATGCCGACGGCACGATCCTCAATGCCGACATCTTCGGCTGGGTCGAAGACGGCAAGCGCTGGTGGGAAGACCATCGCCTGGCGCTCCATTCGCCGCTGCCGCGTGCCTGCCGCTACGAGAGCGAGCCGTTCTGGGCCAACGCAGAAGGCTTTTTCGGGATGTGGCGCAATCCGTATCTCGAAGAACTCGACGTGCACGATTTTTCCAAGCGCGCGCTTTGCGAGGCTGCAATCGTGATCCCGGTACACCTGCCTTTCGGACAGATTTCAGCCAACAGCTTCGTCCCCATCGATACCAAGAAGACGGACCTGTCCCGGGAATTTGCCGAACACGGAGCGTTGCTCGGGGTGGTTATGAAGCGGTTCATGGCCGGATATGTCCAGGCGATGCGAACCAAGCGGTGGATCCCGACCAACTGCGTGCTGTCGAAACGCGAAGTCGAATGCCTGCGCTGGGCGGCGATCGGCAAGACGGACATGGAAATCAGCATGATCCTCGGCCGCAGCCATGCGACGATCCGCTATCATATCCATCGGGCAGGCGAGAAGCTCGACGCGGTCAACCGGGCGCAGGCAATCTTCAAGGCCGGTCAGCTCGGCTATCTCGGCGCCAGCGAATAG